In Bradyrhizobium sp. CCBAU 051011, the following are encoded in one genomic region:
- a CDS encoding 3-hydroxybutyrate dehydrogenase, which produces MGILKDKVAVVTGSTSGIGLAYARAFAGAGANIVLNGMGAPADVEKERSAIESDFGVKAVYSPADMAKPSEIAELITLGEKTFGSVDVLVNNAGVQHVAPIEEFPVDKWNAIIAINLSSAFHAIRAAVPGMKRRGWGRIITTASAHSLVASPFKSAYVAAKHGIVGLTKTVALELARSKITCNCISPGYVWTPLVEKQIPNTMEARNMRRDQVINDVLLAAQPTKEFVTVEQVASLALFLCSQDAAQITGANLSIDGGWTAA; this is translated from the coding sequence ATGGGTATTCTGAAAGATAAAGTCGCGGTCGTGACCGGCTCGACGAGCGGCATCGGTCTCGCGTATGCGCGTGCCTTCGCAGGCGCAGGTGCCAACATCGTGCTCAATGGAATGGGTGCGCCGGCCGATGTCGAGAAGGAGCGATCTGCCATCGAGAGCGATTTCGGGGTGAAGGCCGTCTATTCGCCCGCGGACATGGCCAAGCCGAGCGAAATCGCCGAGCTCATCACGCTCGGGGAGAAGACCTTCGGCAGCGTGGATGTCCTCGTGAACAATGCCGGCGTCCAGCACGTCGCCCCTATCGAGGAGTTTCCGGTCGACAAGTGGAATGCGATCATTGCGATCAACCTGTCCTCCGCCTTTCACGCGATCCGTGCAGCCGTGCCCGGGATGAAGCGGCGCGGCTGGGGCCGTATCATCACCACGGCCTCGGCGCATTCGCTGGTCGCATCCCCCTTCAAGTCGGCCTACGTCGCGGCCAAGCACGGCATAGTGGGACTCACCAAGACGGTGGCGCTGGAACTCGCCCGGTCGAAGATCACCTGCAACTGCATCAGCCCCGGCTACGTCTGGACGCCATTAGTGGAGAAGCAAATCCCGAATACGATGGAGGCGCGCAACATGAGGAGAGATCAGGTGATCAACGACGTCCTGCTCGCGGCCCAGCCGACGAAGGAATTCGTCACGGTCGAGCAGGTGGCGTCGCTGGCGCTGTTCCTGTGCAGCCAAGACGCCGCGCAGATCACCGGTGCCAACCTCTCGATCGACGGCGGCTGGACGGCCGCGTAG
- a CDS encoding alcohol dehydrogenase catalytic domain-containing protein, protein MLMNATGATLVCLGPSSGFEVRPILRRKPAPGEIEVAVAAASVNPIDVRRAQGYGRRLLSLVGAGRFPMVLGNDFAGTVTALGDNVDAFKIGDPVYGAKPPSAEGTHASYVLVKAAHALPARAGQDLQALAALPYSFVTMWLAVRGAGLTRQNAAEKRVLVHGAAGSLGTLALQMLSAWGASVTAIARPSDFVACREAGALEVVDSSSKPFAMLSRMFDATLNFATWDDDLALIDALRDGALGHATSVHPLLANFDELGWVRGVLKTLSDKRRHRAALPKNGRYVWTVFKPETPALQELRELVEQRRVGLPIAVREPLVGAAQALEHVKKGRRGRALILPS, encoded by the coding sequence ATGCTGATGAATGCGACAGGTGCCACCCTGGTGTGTCTCGGACCGAGTAGTGGCTTCGAGGTCCGACCGATTCTCCGGCGCAAGCCGGCGCCCGGCGAGATCGAAGTCGCCGTCGCTGCGGCATCGGTCAATCCCATCGATGTGCGGCGCGCGCAAGGCTATGGCCGGCGATTGCTGTCGCTTGTCGGGGCAGGCCGTTTTCCGATGGTGCTCGGCAATGATTTTGCCGGCACGGTGACGGCGCTCGGCGACAATGTCGACGCGTTCAAGATCGGCGACCCAGTTTACGGCGCGAAGCCACCATCGGCCGAGGGAACCCACGCGAGCTACGTGCTGGTCAAGGCCGCGCATGCACTGCCGGCTCGCGCGGGACAGGACCTTCAGGCGCTCGCGGCACTTCCGTACAGCTTCGTAACCATGTGGCTTGCGGTGCGGGGCGCTGGGCTGACTCGGCAGAATGCCGCCGAAAAACGAGTTCTCGTCCATGGCGCCGCCGGTAGCCTCGGGACCTTGGCCCTCCAGATGTTGTCCGCATGGGGGGCCAGCGTGACGGCGATCGCGCGGCCGTCCGACTTCGTCGCCTGCCGGGAGGCTGGCGCGCTGGAAGTGGTGGACAGCAGCAGCAAGCCGTTCGCGATGCTGTCAAGGATGTTCGACGCCACGCTCAACTTCGCAACCTGGGACGATGATCTGGCGCTTATCGATGCTCTGCGCGACGGCGCGCTCGGCCATGCCACCTCTGTGCATCCGCTTCTCGCAAATTTCGACGAGCTCGGCTGGGTGCGCGGTGTTCTCAAGACGCTCTCGGACAAGCGCCGCCATCGCGCCGCCCTGCCGAAGAATGGACGCTATGTATGGACTGTCTTCAAGCCCGAGACACCCGCCCTGCAAGAGTTGCGCGAACTCGTCGAGCAGCGGCGCGTTGGACTGCCCATCGCCGTGCGGGAACCTCTGGTCGGAGCAGCTCAAGCCTTAGAGCACGTGAAGAAGGGGCGGCGGGGACGCGCACTGATCCTGCCGAGCTGA
- a CDS encoding DNA-binding transcriptional regulator, protein MTSGSPVEAVRRAFALLEELNRQRINSVQHLHKATALPKSTIVRLLETLRLLGYVANDPRQGGYQVTSGVRGLSSGFHGDPLVVEAARSWAIEFTRRHKLPIGIAVFDRDAMVVRFSTTRESPMSPFHATVNMRLPLLTRAMGRSYIAFCPAAERNYILGVLARSAHPEDRAARDPEEVREIIARVRRNGFAERSPDVQPKSANTFSVPIRHGRKVLATLGVSYFISAMPKTKAIASYVPPLLDLAKKIEKSVADLTRVQ, encoded by the coding sequence ATGACTTCCGGATCCCCCGTCGAGGCGGTTCGACGCGCCTTCGCGCTTTTGGAAGAGTTGAACCGCCAGCGCATCAACAGTGTTCAACATCTGCACAAGGCAACCGCGCTTCCGAAGTCGACTATAGTGCGCCTGCTGGAGACTCTTCGGCTCCTCGGCTACGTGGCGAACGATCCACGGCAGGGCGGATACCAGGTGACCTCAGGGGTTCGCGGGCTAAGCTCAGGCTTCCATGGTGATCCGCTTGTGGTTGAGGCGGCCCGTTCTTGGGCCATCGAATTCACCCGCCGGCACAAGCTTCCGATTGGCATTGCCGTGTTCGATCGGGACGCCATGGTTGTGCGATTCTCGACAACGCGGGAAAGTCCGATGTCACCATTTCACGCGACCGTTAACATGAGGCTGCCGCTTCTGACGCGTGCGATGGGCCGCTCCTATATCGCGTTCTGTCCCGCAGCCGAGCGCAATTACATTCTTGGTGTCCTCGCTCGCTCGGCTCATCCCGAGGATCGGGCCGCACGCGACCCGGAGGAGGTTCGCGAAATCATTGCGCGCGTGCGGCGCAACGGCTTCGCGGAACGATCGCCTGATGTCCAGCCGAAGTCAGCGAACACCTTCAGTGTTCCCATACGCCACGGGCGCAAGGTTCTTGCCACCCTCGGAGTGAGTTACTTCATTTCGGCAATGCCGAAGACGAAGGCCATAGCATCTTACGTCCCTCCGCTTTTGGATCTGGCCAAGAAGATCGAAAAGAGCGTAGCGGATCTCACAAGAGTTCAGTGA
- a CDS encoding VOC family protein, which translates to MTISAIHRVSLATHDLAEAQKFFESHIGLGRPVKVADQTIAFGSGSRGLRIRKPPRLLNRTASELHGSAGTRHVAFDTDDLNGIASRLDRAAIPYVHALPGDFDASAIYTIDPAMNVVAFCQRSTGGPTDQAIQSLVHDWGWGIHHVNLEACDVREAAAFYVEIAGMTEGRWQAPAAAGDVVVDPSMVSLLSLGDFNRGIHIVRADPHFPTRYSLEHNPTVGGHPAFSVRDVHAVKARLERDGVLISDAKVYAMDRMYQIYLQDPSANMLEVNQFI; encoded by the coding sequence GTGACGATTTCAGCGATCCATCGAGTGTCCCTTGCAACCCACGATCTGGCGGAGGCACAGAAATTTTTTGAATCCCATATCGGGCTAGGCCGACCCGTTAAGGTCGCCGATCAGACGATCGCTTTCGGCAGCGGCAGTCGGGGCCTGCGAATCAGAAAGCCGCCGAGGCTGCTCAATCGAACTGCGTCGGAATTGCACGGATCGGCAGGCACTCGCCATGTCGCTTTCGACACCGACGACTTGAATGGAATCGCGAGCCGACTGGACAGGGCGGCGATACCTTACGTGCATGCCCTGCCTGGCGACTTTGACGCATCCGCCATTTACACGATCGATCCGGCGATGAATGTCGTGGCCTTCTGTCAGAGATCGACGGGTGGGCCGACAGACCAAGCCATTCAGTCTTTGGTGCACGACTGGGGCTGGGGGATCCATCATGTCAATCTAGAGGCCTGCGACGTGCGAGAAGCCGCCGCATTCTATGTCGAAATCGCCGGTATGACCGAAGGCCGCTGGCAAGCTCCGGCCGCTGCTGGTGACGTCGTCGTCGATCCGTCGATGGTTTCACTTTTGTCCCTTGGCGACTTCAACCGCGGCATACACATCGTTCGCGCCGACCCACACTTCCCCACTCGGTACAGCCTTGAGCACAACCCGACAGTCGGCGGACACCCGGCATTCTCGGTGCGCGATGTGCATGCCGTAAAGGCCCGCCTGGAACGGGACGGCGTGCTCATATCTGACGCCAAAGTGTATGCGATGGACAGGATGTATCAGATCTATCTCCAGGATCCCTCTGCGAACATGCTCGAGGTGAACCAGTTCATCTGA
- a CDS encoding ABC transporter substrate-binding protein — protein sequence MKSQSFRFSLCTASAIAIAAISGQAAAQTPRANGETVGIQNYASTTGNMHAIIAKEKGFCEKYNFKCEIKILNSTSLGLQALVGKTIDFTHGAADLVGAAVTAGAEVVIVGTVLPANVLSISVRNDVPMPSRDKGYPAIMNDFKGKRIGVAARGSSNEKYFNAMLKEAGLKPDDVTYVAVGAPNTAYTALAIGKQIDATIMYQPLTQICQFTKTCETVIDMTIGEGPKSLEATIGANIIVAARKEMVESNPKLMEAFYAAMTDAAAWFNDPKNFDELVKIYTPIISFGDMAGAEEIRRNWIKSVIPAYSKDLKVKVSALQEIMDFSLENKIIDVKVEAKRVLWDKAPQTP from the coding sequence ATGAAAAGCCAGTCATTCAGATTCAGTTTGTGCACCGCGTCAGCCATCGCAATTGCCGCTATCTCAGGCCAGGCTGCGGCACAAACGCCGCGCGCCAACGGCGAAACGGTCGGCATCCAGAACTACGCCAGCACGACCGGCAACATGCATGCGATCATAGCCAAGGAAAAAGGCTTCTGCGAGAAGTACAATTTCAAGTGCGAGATCAAGATCCTCAATTCGACTTCGCTCGGCCTGCAGGCGCTGGTCGGCAAGACCATCGACTTCACGCACGGCGCTGCGGATCTCGTCGGCGCGGCGGTGACCGCGGGCGCTGAGGTTGTCATTGTCGGCACCGTCCTGCCGGCGAACGTGCTGTCGATCAGCGTCCGCAATGACGTGCCGATGCCCAGCCGCGACAAGGGCTATCCGGCGATCATGAACGACTTCAAGGGCAAGCGAATCGGTGTCGCCGCGCGCGGAAGCTCGAACGAGAAGTATTTCAACGCCATGCTCAAGGAGGCCGGCTTGAAGCCGGACGACGTGACATATGTTGCGGTGGGCGCACCGAACACGGCCTACACCGCGCTTGCGATAGGCAAGCAGATCGATGCGACGATCATGTACCAGCCGCTGACTCAGATCTGTCAATTCACTAAGACCTGCGAGACAGTGATCGACATGACAATCGGCGAAGGTCCGAAGTCGCTGGAAGCAACGATCGGCGCCAACATCATCGTCGCTGCGCGCAAGGAGATGGTGGAGAGCAACCCGAAGCTGATGGAAGCGTTCTACGCGGCGATGACGGACGCAGCCGCCTGGTTCAACGATCCAAAGAATTTCGACGAGCTCGTCAAGATCTACACGCCGATCATCTCCTTCGGCGACATGGCGGGTGCCGAAGAAATTCGAAGGAACTGGATAAAGAGCGTGATCCCCGCCTACAGCAAGGACCTGAAAGTCAAGGTCTCGGCGCTGCAGGAGATCATGGACTTCAGCCTCGAGAACAAGATCATCGACGTGAAGGTCGAGGCCAAGCGGGTGCTCTGGGACAAGGCGCCACAGACGCCTTGA
- a CDS encoding ABC transporter ATP-binding protein translates to MNTTQIKTSAGAAAKPAPGSIIFDKVSVAFEAAKLTAVSEFSLNIAPGEFVSIVGPSGCGKTTLLNFAAGLLPSGAGRGTLRVNGKPPVRGSHDVAYMLARDALAPWRTALGNAELGTEVRGVPAEKRRARALDLLKKVGLKGFENAYPKALSQGMRQRVALARTFSLDSPILLMDEPFGALDAQTKLQLEDVLLSLWQRERRTVLFITHDLSEAVSMSDRVIVMSSRPGRIIADVPITLGRPRSVRALQKEAHYHELYAQVWSKLEEGLSQ, encoded by the coding sequence ATGAACACAACGCAGATAAAAACAAGCGCCGGTGCCGCAGCAAAGCCAGCGCCGGGCTCGATCATCTTCGACAAGGTGTCGGTGGCGTTCGAAGCCGCCAAGCTGACGGCGGTGTCGGAATTCTCGCTGAACATCGCTCCCGGCGAATTCGTCTCGATCGTCGGCCCCTCGGGCTGCGGCAAGACCACGCTGTTAAACTTCGCCGCCGGCCTTTTGCCGTCGGGCGCGGGGCGCGGCACGCTGCGCGTGAACGGCAAGCCGCCGGTCAGGGGCAGTCACGATGTCGCCTACATGTTGGCGCGCGACGCGCTGGCGCCATGGCGCACGGCGCTCGGCAACGCCGAACTCGGCACCGAGGTGCGCGGCGTGCCGGCCGAGAAGCGTCGCGCCCGAGCGCTCGACCTGCTGAAAAAGGTCGGCCTGAAAGGTTTCGAGAACGCCTATCCGAAGGCGCTGTCGCAGGGCATGCGTCAGCGCGTGGCGCTCGCGCGCACCTTCTCGCTGGACTCGCCGATCCTGTTGATGGACGAGCCGTTCGGCGCGCTCGATGCGCAGACGAAACTTCAGCTGGAAGACGTGCTGCTGTCGCTATGGCAGCGCGAGCGGCGAACCGTGCTGTTCATCACCCACGACCTGTCAGAAGCCGTGTCGATGTCGGACCGCGTCATCGTCATGAGCTCGCGGCCGGGGCGCATCATTGCCGACGTTCCGATCACGCTCGGCCGGCCGCGCTCGGTGCGCGCGCTGCAGAAGGAGGCACACTATCACGAGCTTTACGCCCAGGTGTGGAGCAAACTCGAAGAGGGATTGAGCCAATGA
- a CDS encoding ABC transporter permease has translation MTDERVWGSGKIWAARLVFLAVFFVFWEWAATSKLIDPILIGKPTGIVQYLWHGVFVTQSLLNDFYWSMGGTMIAFVLGSVAGVLVGMLFVTSPTTEAVFNPIFTALNAMPRIALAPLFIIWFGLGLGSKVAVGFSLTFFIVLSSTVAGGRGVNPDHITLARTLGASESQIFRKFVLPSAVPVIFNGLRLGLVFALLGVIGAEIFASEHGLGQTLSVLAASFKTNGVFGIIFLLSMIGVGISSGMSSLENRLLRWR, from the coding sequence ATGACCGACGAACGCGTGTGGGGATCTGGAAAGATCTGGGCGGCACGGCTGGTTTTTCTTGCTGTGTTCTTCGTCTTCTGGGAGTGGGCGGCCACCTCAAAACTGATCGACCCGATCCTGATCGGCAAGCCGACCGGCATCGTGCAGTATCTTTGGCATGGGGTGTTCGTCACCCAGAGTCTGTTGAACGACTTCTACTGGTCGATGGGCGGCACCATGATCGCCTTCGTGCTCGGCAGTGTCGCAGGCGTGCTGGTCGGCATGCTGTTCGTCACCAGCCCAACGACAGAAGCGGTGTTCAACCCGATCTTCACGGCGCTGAACGCGATGCCGCGCATCGCGCTGGCCCCGCTGTTCATCATCTGGTTCGGTCTGGGCCTCGGCTCGAAGGTCGCTGTCGGTTTCAGCCTCACCTTCTTCATCGTGCTGAGCAGTACCGTGGCCGGCGGGCGCGGCGTCAATCCCGATCACATCACGCTCGCCCGCACGCTCGGCGCCAGCGAAAGCCAAATTTTCCGCAAGTTCGTGCTGCCGAGCGCCGTGCCGGTGATCTTCAACGGCCTACGGCTTGGCCTCGTCTTCGCCCTGCTCGGCGTGATCGGCGCGGAGATCTTCGCCTCCGAACACGGCCTCGGCCAGACGTTGTCGGTGCTCGCCGCAAGCTTCAAGACCAATGGGGTGTTCGGCATCATCTTCCTTTTGTCGATGATCGGCGTCGGCATCAGCTCGGGGATGAGCTCGCTAGAGAACCGCCTGCTCAGGTGGCGATAA
- a CDS encoding CaiB/BaiF CoA-transferase family protein, whose translation MKPLEGTHVLDFTQVLAGPLCTQYLGDLGAEIIKVEPVGKGDDTRQWPPFREGFGAVFLNVNRNKRSLALDLKNPESRPIVRSLVEKTDVVIESFAGGVTERLGIDYETLRSINPKIIYCSVSGYGRSGPMKDARGYDLILQAFSGILSMTGHPGSGPTRVPLSPIDQGTGMHALSGILAALINRSKTGKGCFLEVSLFETAVGFLGFNLESYWARGQLPAKSGSGHESLCPYQVFQASDDLVLLGIANNNHWERFCKLVGREDLLADPRFATNADRVAHFEVTIEIVQDIMATRTRSEWLALLQNIGVPCSPVNTVADVMNEPQTKARGIIVDYDHPQLGCHKAIAHPVQFENVTRKVRLPPPRLGQHTAEILREAGLSEADIGRLRETRTIETAET comes from the coding sequence ATGAAGCCGCTAGAGGGCACCCACGTGCTTGATTTCACACAGGTCCTCGCAGGTCCTCTGTGCACCCAGTATCTTGGAGATCTCGGCGCCGAGATCATAAAAGTCGAGCCCGTCGGCAAGGGCGACGACACAAGACAGTGGCCGCCTTTCCGGGAGGGGTTCGGAGCGGTTTTCCTGAACGTGAACCGGAACAAGCGGAGTCTAGCCCTTGATCTGAAAAATCCCGAGAGCCGACCGATCGTCAGGTCGCTCGTGGAGAAAACTGACGTCGTGATCGAGAGCTTCGCCGGCGGCGTGACCGAACGGCTCGGAATCGACTACGAAACGCTTCGATCAATCAATCCGAAGATCATCTATTGCAGCGTTTCAGGCTACGGCCGATCCGGCCCAATGAAGGACGCGCGCGGATACGACCTGATCCTGCAGGCCTTCAGCGGCATTCTCAGCATGACCGGTCATCCCGGATCCGGGCCGACCCGAGTGCCGTTGTCGCCGATCGACCAAGGCACGGGCATGCATGCTCTATCCGGCATCCTTGCCGCCCTGATCAACCGCAGCAAGACCGGGAAAGGCTGCTTCTTGGAGGTGTCGTTGTTCGAGACCGCCGTCGGCTTTCTCGGATTTAATCTGGAGAGTTACTGGGCACGGGGCCAATTGCCGGCGAAATCCGGGTCTGGTCACGAGTCGCTCTGCCCCTATCAGGTCTTCCAGGCGTCGGACGATCTCGTCCTCTTGGGGATCGCGAACAACAATCACTGGGAGCGCTTCTGCAAGCTCGTGGGACGCGAGGATCTTCTCGCGGACCCCCGCTTTGCGACCAATGCTGATCGCGTCGCTCATTTCGAAGTCACGATCGAAATCGTTCAGGACATCATGGCGACGCGCACGCGGTCCGAGTGGCTGGCGCTACTCCAGAACATCGGCGTTCCGTGCTCCCCGGTGAACACTGTCGCCGACGTCATGAACGAACCCCAGACCAAGGCGCGCGGCATCATCGTGGACTACGATCATCCGCAGCTGGGCTGTCACAAGGCCATCGCGCACCCGGTCCAGTTCGAGAACGTAACGCGCAAAGTCAGGCTGCCGCCGCCGCGGCTGGGACAGCATACTGCCGAAATCCTCCGCGAAGCAGGCCTGAGCGAGGCCGATATCGGCCGGCTCCGTGAAACCAGGACCATCGAGACAGCGGAAACGTAG
- a CDS encoding enoyl-CoA hydratase/isomerase family protein, translating into MSIDLEVDKDGVATVTINRAEVHNALDAEHYAAISKAWQTVRDDPQIRCAILTGAGDKAFSAGADIKSVLTMTQNWSDVWLTQKDQLLNRGLEVWKPIIAAVNGFCLGGGMTMLFATDMRVASEHATFSLSEVKRGIIAGNGGTQRTLQQLPWCIGMEMLLTGDPIDAKTAERWGLINKVVPHSELMKSAREYAARVAANAPLAVQAAKELAIRSRDTDINTGLRIEQLIGRLLRETEDAKEGPKAFREKRKPNFMGN; encoded by the coding sequence ATGTCTATTGATCTTGAAGTCGACAAGGACGGCGTCGCCACCGTCACCATCAACCGCGCTGAGGTGCATAACGCCCTCGACGCCGAGCACTACGCGGCGATCTCGAAGGCGTGGCAGACCGTGCGCGACGATCCGCAGATCCGCTGCGCGATTCTCACCGGGGCCGGGGACAAGGCCTTCAGCGCCGGCGCCGACATCAAGAGCGTCCTGACGATGACACAGAACTGGTCCGACGTCTGGTTGACGCAGAAGGATCAGTTGCTCAATCGCGGGCTGGAAGTTTGGAAACCGATCATCGCCGCGGTGAACGGCTTCTGCCTGGGCGGCGGCATGACCATGCTGTTTGCGACCGACATGCGCGTCGCCTCGGAGCACGCGACGTTCAGCTTGTCGGAGGTCAAGCGGGGCATCATCGCGGGCAATGGCGGCACGCAACGCACGCTGCAGCAGTTGCCCTGGTGCATCGGCATGGAGATGCTGCTGACCGGTGATCCGATCGACGCCAAAACCGCCGAACGCTGGGGCTTGATCAACAAGGTCGTGCCGCACAGCGAACTCATGAAATCGGCGCGCGAATATGCAGCGCGCGTCGCCGCCAACGCGCCGCTCGCGGTGCAGGCCGCGAAGGAACTCGCGATCCGGTCGCGCGACACCGACATTAACACGGGACTGCGCATTGAACAGTTGATCGGTCGGCTGCTGCGCGAGACCGAGGATGCGAAGGAGGGCCCGAAGGCTTTTCGCGAAAAACGCAAACCCAATTTCATGGGGAACTGA
- a CDS encoding thiolase family protein, whose product MGANLSGKAVIAGIGATRFGALPGRTTISMNVEAIRKALNDAGIEKDAVDALYVKCPTSKFEMMYGQKIAEAIGLQPRIGGVWDSGGSSNVIMISQAIMAIEAGQCEIAVVTFADNPKTGSAASYSHPRGEDALYGWFGVLSSYAMIARRHMGELGTPREALGAVAVAARRHGAQNPIAQLRKPLALDEYMDMPPMVAPFCRDDCTLVSDGAAAVVVMSTERARKMGVAKPVPVLGFGFGQTSWDVTQRPNMTSTQAKVAGETAFKMAGLKPKDMDVAQIYDCFTITALMTLEDYGFAKKGQVADFVKGGNIEIGGELPMNTSGGLLSETGMPGMQLIHEGVRQMRGDAALQVKGAKHCIISNQGGVMHTHAALILGQ is encoded by the coding sequence ATGGGAGCAAATCTTAGCGGTAAAGCCGTGATTGCCGGCATCGGTGCAACCAGATTCGGCGCGCTGCCAGGCCGCACGACGATCTCGATGAATGTCGAGGCAATCCGCAAGGCACTGAACGACGCCGGCATTGAGAAGGACGCGGTCGACGCACTTTACGTGAAGTGTCCGACCTCCAAATTCGAAATGATGTACGGGCAGAAGATTGCTGAAGCGATCGGCCTCCAGCCGAGGATCGGCGGCGTATGGGATTCGGGCGGCTCGTCCAACGTCATCATGATCTCGCAGGCGATCATGGCCATCGAAGCCGGCCAGTGCGAGATTGCCGTGGTCACCTTTGCCGACAACCCGAAGACCGGCTCCGCGGCAAGCTACAGTCACCCGCGCGGCGAAGACGCGCTCTACGGCTGGTTTGGAGTATTGTCTTCCTATGCGATGATCGCGCGCCGTCACATGGGCGAGCTCGGCACGCCGCGCGAGGCCCTAGGCGCAGTGGCTGTGGCCGCCCGGCGCCATGGAGCGCAAAATCCGATTGCGCAGTTGCGCAAACCGCTCGCGCTCGACGAGTATATGGACATGCCGCCGATGGTCGCACCATTCTGCCGCGACGATTGCACACTCGTCTCGGACGGCGCAGCCGCCGTCGTGGTGATGAGTACGGAACGGGCCAGGAAGATGGGCGTGGCGAAACCGGTGCCCGTCCTGGGCTTCGGATTTGGCCAAACGTCGTGGGACGTGACGCAGCGGCCCAACATGACTTCGACGCAGGCGAAGGTCGCCGGCGAAACCGCGTTCAAAATGGCAGGCCTGAAGCCCAAGGACATGGACGTCGCGCAAATCTACGACTGTTTCACTATTACGGCATTGATGACGCTGGAAGACTACGGCTTCGCCAAGAAAGGGCAGGTCGCCGACTTCGTGAAGGGTGGCAACATCGAAATCGGCGGCGAGCTGCCGATGAACACGTCGGGCGGACTCCTGTCGGAGACAGGCATGCCGGGCATGCAGCTGATCCACGAGGGCGTCCGGCAGATGCGCGGAGACGCTGCGTTGCAAGTCAAAGGCGCAAAACATTGCATCATTTCCAACCAGGGAGGAGTGATGCATACCCACGCAGCACTCATTTTGGGACAATGA
- a CDS encoding Zn-ribbon domain-containing OB-fold protein, translated as MNTVQTASKPKARLPDPDINEVSKPYWDALKKGKLTFQHCRKCGNNWLPARGECPKCLEADWAWHDASGKAKLISWVVFHRAFHPAFEDRLPYNVAVVELAEGPRMITNIVVGDAEKLVIDQPLTFVPAEEQGQGIARFRPV; from the coding sequence ATGAATACGGTACAGACGGCCTCGAAGCCGAAAGCCAGGCTTCCCGACCCGGACATCAACGAGGTCTCGAAGCCTTATTGGGACGCGCTGAAGAAGGGCAAGCTCACGTTCCAGCATTGCCGCAAGTGCGGCAACAACTGGTTGCCTGCACGGGGCGAATGCCCGAAGTGTCTGGAAGCGGACTGGGCCTGGCACGATGCATCTGGCAAGGCCAAGCTGATCAGCTGGGTGGTATTCCATCGCGCGTTTCATCCGGCGTTCGAAGACCGCCTGCCATATAACGTGGCGGTGGTCGAACTCGCGGAGGGCCCGCGCATGATCACCAACATTGTCGTCGGGGATGCCGAGAAACTCGTCATCGACCAGCCGCTCACCTTCGTGCCCGCCGAGGAACAGGGGCAGGGGATCGCACGATTCAGGCCGGTATAG